One Deinococcus psychrotolerans genomic window carries:
- the cas6 gene encoding CRISPR system precrRNA processing endoribonuclease RAMP protein Cas6 — MASLATPPRPVVFRVAYGEDQKLEPGETLTFGMVVIGQAAAQLAYLLAALREVGQRGLGRTRGRLEMTEVRSVQPYTGEQTLLLQGAELGVNLSPIVLGLANFPPLAHGSVCLHLRSPLHLKVDGQMAQHLHFPVLVRALQRRVSNLEQMYGGGRSVGSDFSQLPLMARDIETVAQHTHQVSQLRKGSRPDQKASMDGLIGTVEYRGDLSPFTALLRYGEQLGVGKWAHFGAGLYTLDSAL, encoded by the coding sequence GTGGCCTCGCTGGCCACACCACCCCGTCCAGTGGTTTTCCGGGTGGCTTACGGCGAAGATCAGAAGCTAGAACCCGGCGAAACGTTGACCTTCGGCATGGTGGTGATCGGCCAAGCTGCAGCGCAACTGGCGTATTTGCTTGCGGCGCTGCGCGAGGTGGGTCAGCGCGGCCTTGGGCGGACGCGTGGTCGCCTTGAGATGACCGAGGTTCGCAGTGTCCAGCCTTATACCGGAGAACAGACCTTGCTCCTCCAAGGCGCAGAACTGGGCGTCAATCTCTCTCCTATCGTGCTGGGGCTTGCCAATTTTCCACCTTTGGCGCACGGGAGTGTTTGTCTGCATTTGCGTTCGCCACTTCATCTCAAAGTGGATGGTCAGATGGCGCAGCACCTGCATTTCCCGGTCTTGGTGAGGGCTTTGCAACGGCGCGTGAGCAATCTGGAACAAATGTACGGAGGTGGCCGGAGTGTTGGAAGTGATTTCTCTCAGTTACCGCTGATGGCCCGCGATATTGAAACGGTTGCGCAGCACACGCACCAGGTTTCGCAGCTGCGCAAAGGCAGCCGGCCCGATCAGAAGGCCAGTATGGATGGCCTGATCGGCACCGTAGAGTACCGAGGTGACCTGTCACCCTTCACAGCCCTGTTGCGCTACGGAGAGCAGCTCGGTGTAGGGAAGTGGGCGCATTTCGGGGCGGGGCTGTACACACTCGATTCGGCACTGTGA
- a CDS encoding ParB/RepB/Spo0J family partition protein, with product MTTLQGHLFSAPLTTEARQVAVHLIVPPDTMQVIPSIQQLGVMQSVLLKPSGNPAVPYLIVDGDRRISSALKYGIAEVPALITDGTRGQIAAASAILNAARSSNPLDEARSWQVALNDGQFVSVTDLAHHVHISAQTIKQRLKLLKLPETILIHVGVSIAEGVAQRLANLGDDYLPQAILAAERKLDAGEKFTGADLKLTQTARVNDLQGSLDDLFAGLPLLSIQTDPLGDLINEVRRLAQHAGIDLDTLLDALRPTTAFVPQRPVPAPVPAPTTPVPMQAARVSVFPTQPGRINLGLRS from the coding sequence ATGACCACACTGCAAGGCCACTTATTCAGCGCTCCGCTCACCACCGAAGCCCGCCAGGTTGCCGTTCACCTGATCGTTCCACCGGACACCATGCAGGTCATTCCGAGCATTCAGCAGCTCGGTGTGATGCAGAGCGTTCTCCTGAAACCAAGTGGCAACCCGGCGGTGCCGTACCTGATCGTGGATGGTGACCGGCGCATCAGCAGCGCCCTGAAGTACGGCATCGCTGAGGTTCCGGCCCTCATCACGGACGGCACGCGTGGCCAGATCGCCGCCGCGAGCGCCATCCTGAATGCTGCCCGCAGCAGCAACCCCCTCGATGAAGCCCGCAGCTGGCAAGTCGCCCTCAATGACGGCCAATTCGTCAGCGTCACCGACCTCGCCCACCACGTCCACATCAGCGCCCAGACCATCAAACAGCGCCTCAAGCTCCTCAAACTCCCCGAAACCATCCTGATCCATGTCGGCGTCAGCATTGCCGAAGGGGTCGCGCAGCGTCTGGCCAATCTCGGCGATGATTACCTACCGCAGGCCATCCTCGCCGCTGAACGCAAACTCGATGCCGGAGAGAAATTCACCGGCGCGGACCTCAAGCTCACCCAGACGGCCCGTGTGAATGACCTGCAAGGGAGCCTGGATGACTTGTTTGCGGGCTTGCCGCTCCTCAGCATTCAGACCGACCCGTTGGGTGACCTCATCAACGAAGTGCGGCGGCTCGCTCAGCATGCAGGCATCGATCTGGACACGCTGCTCGACGCCCTGCGCCCTACCACCGCGTTCGTTCCTCAACGTCCAGTCCCGGCCCCAGTGCCTGCACCGACCACGCCCGTTCCCATGCAAGCCGCGCGGGTCAGTGTCTTTCCAACTCAGCCGGGCCGAATCAATCTCGGCCTCCGGAGCTAA
- a CDS encoding helix-turn-helix transcriptional regulator — protein MTVTRKRSQGQRLLRHIRLLSEEGPMTTAELARHLDCQLQEVQRDRRLLRAEGHVIWQTEERPIRYGLQHPWRATISSPEPVRAVITHALLRLLHHHAPTPSRVYHEALIHLTEQLPLRLQAVLRRTLASPQGSTPRILETVAAAWCYGEAVEFLYQKPTESVPKWSVADIAFMEINRSNLDWYVFARRQGETKVKTFHLSRFQDARRLTAQLSPDLDFDPQAELDGAWGIIGGQQHCEICLRFTPEATPYVHYRRWPGQLEGERQDNGCYVLRLNAPLDRHNLPVEVMAWIRGWGPRVEVISPGWLRQQWLAEAREVGERYGL, from the coding sequence GTGACCGTGACCCGTAAACGCAGCCAGGGCCAGCGGTTGCTGCGCCACATCCGGCTCCTCAGCGAGGAGGGACCGATGACCACCGCAGAGTTGGCAAGGCACCTGGACTGCCAACTGCAGGAAGTGCAGCGTGATCGCCGCTTGCTGCGTGCCGAGGGCCACGTTATCTGGCAGACCGAAGAGCGGCCCATCCGCTACGGCCTCCAGCATCCGTGGCGGGCGACAATCAGCAGCCCTGAACCCGTGCGTGCCGTGATTACCCACGCTCTGTTACGGCTCCTGCACCACCATGCCCCCACCCCCAGCCGGGTCTACCACGAGGCGCTGATTCACCTGACCGAGCAGTTACCTCTACGGTTGCAGGCGGTCTTGCGCCGTACCTTGGCGTCTCCCCAAGGCAGCACGCCCAGAATCCTAGAAACGGTGGCCGCCGCTTGGTGTTATGGAGAGGCCGTCGAATTTCTCTATCAGAAACCGACAGAAAGCGTGCCGAAGTGGAGCGTGGCCGATATCGCCTTTATGGAGATCAACCGCAGTAACCTCGATTGGTACGTGTTCGCTCGGCGGCAGGGTGAGACAAAGGTCAAGACGTTTCACCTCTCCCGCTTTCAAGATGCCCGGCGACTGACTGCTCAGCTCAGTCCTGATCTCGATTTCGATCCTCAGGCTGAACTGGACGGCGCATGGGGAATCATTGGTGGTCAGCAGCACTGCGAGATCTGTCTGCGTTTCACACCGGAAGCCACGCCATACGTGCACTACCGCCGCTGGCCGGGCCAGCTTGAAGGAGAGCGGCAAGATAATGGCTGCTACGTCCTGCGTCTCAATGCCCCACTTGATCGCCATAACCTCCCAGTGGAGGTCATGGCGTGGATTCGTGGGTGGGGGCCAAGAGTAGAGGTGATCTCTCCTGGCTGGCTCCGGCAGCAATGGTTGGCCGAAGCAAGAGAAGTGGGCGAACGCTACGGGCTGTGA
- a CDS encoding ParA family protein translates to MVVIAVVGLKGGIAKTTTAIHVAGCLALAGQRVLLADGDRIRTSTAWARGGHLPYTVAPVTALARAREYDAIVLDTEGGPDNTELLEFARTADLTLLPTTPDINGLDGVAQTAEILRSGGVTSGNYAALLTMVRPGGMKDIQARKGLVELGIPVLKAGVRISEAFRDAANAAMLVKDVKSEIAMKCWHDYERVTLEAVDLIGRSRR, encoded by the coding sequence ATGGTAGTGATTGCAGTGGTCGGTCTGAAGGGCGGTATTGCTAAGACAACAACGGCGATTCACGTAGCTGGGTGCTTGGCCTTAGCGGGACAGCGAGTGCTCTTGGCCGACGGAGACCGGATTCGTACCTCAACGGCCTGGGCACGTGGCGGCCACCTGCCGTACACTGTCGCTCCAGTGACGGCACTCGCCAGGGCAAGAGAATATGACGCCATTGTGCTTGATACTGAAGGCGGTCCGGACAACACTGAGCTGCTGGAATTTGCTCGCACCGCTGACCTTACCCTGTTGCCCACCACACCGGACATCAATGGTCTCGACGGTGTGGCCCAAACTGCTGAAATTCTGCGCTCAGGTGGCGTGACCAGCGGGAATTACGCTGCTCTTCTGACCATGGTGCGGCCTGGCGGCATGAAAGACATCCAGGCCCGCAAAGGGCTGGTCGAACTCGGTATTCCCGTCCTGAAAGCTGGCGTGCGGATTAGCGAGGCTTTCAGAGACGCTGCAAACGCGGCCATGCTGGTAAAGGACGTGAAGTCCGAGATCGCAATGAAGTGCTGGCATGATTATGAGCGGGTGACTCTGGAAGCTGTGGACCTCATTGGGAGGAGCCGACGATGA
- a CDS encoding Fic family protein: MARFSGSTSRRLAKLAELGGLPPVGVRNDEWLYMLQEETRQSLSIEGYFATDAQLKAVLGGRRSGPEILNYFRAAQGLYDLALQHHREGEVVVSLAMIRHIHSELFRELDERRGLFRTGGIQISGAKVRPPEHDAETYMRTWLELLPIILARFTALEALARLHVLFEAIHPFRDGNGRAGRILLNYVAISLGWPPIIIKGTEASDRERYYAALEAGDRGFHTIFPTPNRITLERALDEGDFGPMQDLLADGVLPQLDILLAAAVGAASPLQPLSELAQGFGVQEATLRQWVTRGQLVAVKRGRKLYSHPLLRLRDAKEEPNDGF, from the coding sequence ATGGCTCGGTTTTCCGGGAGCACGTCACGTCGGCTTGCCAAGCTGGCCGAGTTGGGCGGTCTGCCGCCCGTGGGCGTCCGCAACGATGAGTGGCTGTACATGCTTCAGGAAGAAACCCGCCAGTCGCTAAGCATTGAGGGATACTTCGCTACCGATGCCCAACTCAAGGCGGTGCTGGGGGGGCGGCGCAGCGGGCCGGAAATCCTGAACTACTTCCGAGCGGCGCAGGGGTTGTACGATCTGGCTTTACAGCACCACCGGGAAGGCGAAGTGGTCGTAAGTCTTGCCATGATCCGCCACATCCACAGCGAGCTGTTCCGCGAACTCGATGAGCGGCGTGGTTTGTTTCGCACCGGCGGTATCCAGATCAGCGGAGCAAAGGTGCGCCCGCCCGAACATGATGCGGAGACGTACATGCGGACTTGGCTGGAGCTTCTTCCCATTATCTTGGCCCGGTTCACAGCGCTGGAGGCACTGGCACGTCTGCATGTGTTGTTCGAGGCCATTCACCCCTTCCGGGACGGTAATGGGCGTGCGGGACGCATCTTGCTCAATTATGTCGCCATCAGTCTGGGGTGGCCGCCGATCATCATCAAGGGGACGGAGGCCAGTGATAGAGAACGGTATTACGCCGCATTGGAAGCTGGAGACCGGGGCTTTCATACCATTTTTCCCACGCCGAACCGCATCACTCTGGAGCGGGCGCTGGACGAGGGCGACTTTGGTCCTATGCAAGATCTGCTGGCAGACGGCGTGTTGCCGCAACTGGACATTTTGCTGGCAGCGGCTGTGGGCGCTGCGTCTCCATTGCAGCCCCTGAGTGAGCTGGCCCAAGGCTTTGGGGTTCAGGAAGCCACTTTGCGTCAGTGGGTCACGCGGGGACAGCTGGTGGCGGTCAAGCGTGGGCGCAAGCTCTACAGTCATCCCCTGCTGCGGCTGCGGGACGCAAAGGAGGAACCCAATGACGGCTTCTAG
- a CDS encoding DMP19 family protein: MSETLQPAPTAAATFTAQFDDYICAQLRPCNESRLDFAEFVDSLSQRNRHALAVQAFHGQVCNGGFSQWFGNGYYDDDLATLNRALARMEQTELVKAVAALIDRATQIIVNDDGYDAKHHDLSDHGYEALDGLDNAYYAVAEAFDALFSEYFMTWA, encoded by the coding sequence ATGAGCGAAACCCTCCAGCCCGCCCCGACCGCCGCCGCCACCTTCACCGCCCAATTCGACGACTACATCTGCGCGCAGCTGCGGCCCTGCAACGAAAGCCGCCTGGACTTCGCCGAGTTTGTCGACAGCCTCTCCCAGCGCAACAGGCACGCTCTGGCGGTGCAGGCCTTCCACGGCCAGGTCTGCAACGGCGGCTTCTCGCAGTGGTTTGGAAATGGGTATTACGATGACGATCTGGCCACGCTGAACAGGGCGTTGGCGCGGATGGAGCAGACCGAGCTGGTGAAGGCCGTCGCCGCCCTGATCGACCGGGCCACCCAGATCATCGTGAATGACGACGGCTACGACGCCAAGCATCACGACCTCAGCGATCACGGGTACGAGGCCCTGGACGGCTTGGACAACGCCTACTACGCGGTCGCCGAGGCGTTCGATGCCCTATTCTCCGAATACTTCATGACCTGGGCCTGA
- the soxR gene encoding redox-sensitive transcriptional activator SoxR: MSLPASHWTPAQLAERSGLNVSALHFYERKGLIISTRTTGNQRRYPRDTVRRLSFIRAAVHVGLPLADIRLALASLPAGRTPTAADWERLSKSWRAELDTRIATLTRLRDDLGGCIRCGCLSLERCALFNPSDEYGGQHPGKNTLMETRVR, translated from the coding sequence ATGTCTCTACCCGCTTCCCACTGGACTCCCGCCCAACTGGCCGAACGCAGCGGCCTGAACGTCTCCGCGCTGCACTTTTACGAGCGTAAGGGCCTGATCATCAGCACCCGCACCACAGGCAACCAACGCCGCTATCCGCGCGACACGGTGCGGCGGCTGTCCTTTATCCGCGCCGCCGTGCATGTGGGCTTACCGCTGGCCGACATTCGTCTGGCACTGGCTAGCCTGCCTGCCGGACGCACTCCGACGGCTGCAGACTGGGAACGTCTCTCGAAGAGCTGGCGTGCCGAACTTGACACCCGCATTGCTACGCTGACCCGGCTGCGCGACGATTTGGGCGGGTGCATCCGTTGCGGTTGTCTGTCGCTGGAGCGTTGTGCGCTGTTTAATCCAAGCGACGAGTACGGCGGGCAGCATCCAGGAAAAAATACGCTGATGGAGACACGGGTTCGGTGA
- a CDS encoding putative quinol monooxygenase, producing the protein MSTSVFIRHVTQPGERETVHSIWERHMAPNITTNGDHEAYFYCFDDNNQDVIVVYQQYTNAESAASFLQTPAYLAYLQEVEPYLMGPAEVTAASPIWVKKTS; encoded by the coding sequence ATGTCTACTTCTGTTTTTATCCGTCACGTAACACAGCCTGGAGAAAGAGAAACAGTTCACTCCATATGGGAGCGTCACATGGCACCAAATATCACAACAAATGGTGATCACGAAGCTTATTTTTACTGCTTTGATGATAATAATCAGGACGTTATTGTGGTTTATCAGCAGTATACAAATGCTGAGTCCGCAGCAAGTTTCTTACAGACGCCTGCTTACCTGGCATATCTACAGGAAGTAGAACCTTACCTGATGGGACCGGCAGAAGTAACAGCCGCTTCACCCATCTGGGTTAAAAAAACATCCTAG
- a CDS encoding IS3 family transposase (programmed frameshift), with amino-acid sequence MKGKKFTDEQISFALKQVETGVTIGEVCRKMGVAESTFFNWKKKYSGLGLSELRRLKQLEEENRKLKALVADLSLDKAMLQDVIGKKALKPVQQRVLVTHLRRAYRISERRACRVLKVWRSVQRYQPLVDTQEPVILKRMTEISQTRVRYGYRRIHVLMAREGWKINHKRIYRLYKQAGLNLRMKRPRRRVCAAHRATREEPIQANQVWAMDFVSDALFNGKRFRSLTLIDIFTRECLAIHVDQSIKAERVVEVVTEAARGRGAPGKIRVDNGSEFISKALDLWAYQRQVTLDFSRPGRPQDNGYIESFNGSFRDECLNTHWFLSLDDAAEKIEKWRIDYNDIRPHSALGNLAPGAFAAQFASTRRPPETPS; translated from the exons ATGAAGGGAAAAAAGTTCACCGATGAACAGATCAGCTTCGCGCTCAAACAAGTAGAAACCGGTGTTACTATCGGTGAAGTCTGTCGGAAAATGGGCGTCGCTGAATCGACGTTCTTCAACTGGAAAAAGAAGTATAGCGGTCTGGGTCTGAGTGAGTTACGCCGTCTGAAGCAGCTCGAAGAGGAGAACCGCAAGCTCAAAGCGTTGGTCGCCGACCTGAGTCTGGACAAAGCCATGCTCCAAGATGTGATTG GCAAAAAAGCTCTAAAGCCCGTCCAGCAGCGCGTTTTAGTCACTCATCTGCGGCGGGCGTATCGGATCAGCGAGCGGCGAGCGTGTCGGGTGCTCAAGGTGTGGCGTTCCGTCCAGCGGTATCAACCGCTGGTGGACACTCAGGAGCCAGTCATCCTGAAGCGGATGACCGAGATCTCCCAGACGCGGGTACGATATGGCTACCGGCGTATTCATGTCTTGATGGCCCGTGAAGGCTGGAAGATCAATCACAAACGAATTTACCGGCTCTACAAACAAGCTGGGCTCAATCTGCGGATGAAGCGACCTCGACGCCGGGTATGTGCCGCGCATCGCGCGACGCGAGAAGAACCTATCCAGGCCAACCAGGTCTGGGCGATGGATTTCGTCTCAGACGCACTATTTAATGGTAAACGCTTTCGATCCCTGACCTTGATCGACATTTTCACACGGGAGTGCCTGGCAATCCACGTCGATCAAAGTATCAAAGCCGAGCGGGTGGTCGAAGTGGTGACCGAGGCCGCCAGGGGCCGTGGGGCCCCTGGCAAGATCCGAGTCGACAATGGGAGTGAGTTCATCAGCAAAGCGCTAGACCTGTGGGCGTATCAGCGCCAAGTCACCCTTGATTTTTCCCGTCCAGGACGCCCTCAAGACAACGGATACATCGAATCATTTAATGGCAGTTTCCGGGACGAGTGCCTGAATACCCACTGGTTTCTGTCGTTGGATGACGCCGCTGAGAAGATTGAGAAGTGGAGGATCGACTATAATGACATCAGGCCGCACTCGGCACTGGGAAATCTCGCTCCAGGAGCATTCGCAGCGCAGTTTGCCTCAACTCGCCGCCCGCCGGAGACTCCATCCTGA
- a CDS encoding BTAD domain-containing putative transcriptional regulator yields MDNGLLTLASHVHTDVIQFRLATLEGRDLEGLTGEDKLLANKDFSDCPAFEEWLLAEREHHKTLLHDALWKRCRTYQDGGDLSSAMRVATRLLELDPLSEPVYRLIMTLHVGLGDRAAALAAFRTCREVLKQELGVSPLPETLVLADRIRQAGAAGEAQNPPPWQPPLIGRDAESARLNAALDAGQIVMVSGPPGIGKTRLLLEILRTRGAALCLESRPNDETVPYLALGRLARRLLKAHQDAALLYPASTSEPLEDWVRAEAAHLLPDLWPEESRAGLLSSAAAQRRFLEAMTRLVTALLPLALSMQEGSGTGGAGSLLLDDHQWTDERSWEAWMFIFSQPEWRALGVRVGITFRQGELSFSRLETLERLMDGGAALNINLQPLHELGVGTLTRAFLKHRGAESGSVAESSMMEALWRHTGGNPLFVLETLRSLMDAGDFAAYERNPQALPLPPQLEPLLRRRLERVSVPALRLARVAAVAGSEFDAQLAAQVMDLHPLDLVQPWAELEAAQIMSGSSFAHDMIAQAARQGVPLPVRALLHASIASHLQNRSGSYPKATAPEHLALHWEAAGQPSSAAPHWVRAGWVALGRGAWADAALDFRHALTTGGQGSVADAQYGLGMALRGHDPPGAEQAMLAALLAAPNAHREVEVSAALAELYRLCGRLDDALGQIIRATDLASSILTQPEQAELWRVRFAVHLRAGQYAAAEDAILTAQILAPGRTEITNEHALLLWMAGRLDEAAQLYESFQLVTPSAARQPDPAWYAGNLGWTYWALGRLAEAEAILALPMTPPGSPFDVGVRQIHQALVSISQGRYSKALQELDAAEPVLGAYPPPLVDLWHRRGLLAIYAGQYKEAAALLTQAVVLAQEVGDPVRLSLALSGLTSAHALLGQRAEAEHGAQRVRDLSVHIQVPLTQIVANQALVLVATLGGRDEQAANLADEMVRQARTCQMEELLARGLLLRAPLRSAADAKFDLLEAVQLAQAGGMLDVQYHTARALSVTDPAWSTQANDLYRQLIALSPPGFLDALAPPPTA; encoded by the coding sequence GTGGATAACGGGCTGCTAACGCTGGCCAGCCACGTCCACACGGACGTCATACAGTTCAGACTTGCCACGCTTGAGGGACGTGATCTAGAAGGGCTGACTGGAGAGGACAAGCTACTGGCCAACAAGGATTTCAGTGACTGTCCTGCGTTCGAGGAGTGGTTGCTGGCCGAAAGGGAACATCACAAAACACTACTCCACGATGCTCTGTGGAAACGGTGCCGTACCTACCAGGATGGAGGAGATCTGAGCAGCGCTATGCGGGTGGCAACGCGTCTGCTTGAACTCGACCCGCTATCCGAACCTGTGTACCGGTTGATCATGACTTTACACGTAGGTCTAGGAGACCGTGCCGCAGCGTTGGCTGCCTTTCGCACCTGTCGTGAGGTTCTCAAACAGGAATTGGGAGTATCTCCACTGCCAGAAACACTCGTGCTGGCCGACCGGATTCGGCAAGCTGGGGCGGCGGGCGAGGCGCAGAATCCGCCCCCCTGGCAGCCTCCGCTGATAGGCCGTGACGCGGAATCGGCGCGATTGAATGCGGCTCTAGACGCAGGGCAAATCGTTATGGTGAGCGGCCCACCAGGAATAGGGAAGACACGGCTGCTGCTGGAGATTTTGCGTACGCGCGGCGCGGCGCTCTGTCTGGAATCACGTCCAAATGACGAAACTGTGCCCTACTTGGCACTGGGTCGGCTGGCACGGAGACTCCTAAAAGCACACCAGGACGCTGCACTGCTCTACCCTGCTTCCACGTCCGAACCGCTCGAAGATTGGGTGCGTGCCGAGGCCGCGCACCTATTGCCAGACCTGTGGCCTGAGGAATCGAGGGCGGGACTGCTGAGCTCAGCGGCGGCGCAACGCCGCTTCCTAGAAGCGATGACCCGGCTGGTCACCGCCCTTCTACCGCTTGCGCTGAGCATGCAGGAAGGAAGCGGCACGGGCGGGGCTGGCAGTCTTTTGCTGGATGATCATCAGTGGACGGATGAGCGCAGCTGGGAAGCATGGATGTTCATCTTCTCGCAGCCTGAATGGCGAGCGCTGGGCGTGCGGGTGGGCATCACATTCCGGCAAGGCGAACTCTCGTTTTCGCGGCTGGAGACCCTCGAGCGGCTGATGGACGGCGGGGCAGCCCTGAACATCAATCTTCAACCCCTGCATGAATTGGGGGTCGGTACTCTCACCCGTGCCTTCTTGAAGCATCGTGGAGCCGAGTCAGGGTCGGTGGCGGAGTCGTCCATGATGGAAGCACTCTGGCGGCACACTGGAGGAAACCCACTGTTTGTGCTGGAGACGTTGCGCAGTCTGATGGATGCCGGTGACTTTGCAGCGTATGAGCGCAATCCACAGGCGCTGCCGTTGCCGCCGCAACTGGAACCGCTGCTGCGCCGCCGCTTGGAGCGTGTTTCGGTTCCGGCACTGCGACTGGCCCGCGTAGCCGCTGTGGCCGGCTCAGAGTTCGACGCGCAACTCGCGGCTCAGGTAATGGACCTTCACCCGCTCGATCTCGTGCAACCTTGGGCAGAACTGGAGGCCGCGCAGATCATGAGCGGCTCGAGCTTCGCGCACGACATGATCGCGCAGGCAGCTCGCCAGGGTGTGCCGCTTCCGGTACGGGCGCTCCTGCACGCCAGCATTGCCTCGCACCTACAAAACCGGAGTGGGTCTTACCCAAAGGCCACTGCACCTGAACACCTGGCACTTCACTGGGAGGCCGCCGGTCAGCCGTCCAGCGCCGCACCTCACTGGGTCAGGGCCGGTTGGGTGGCGCTGGGCCGTGGTGCCTGGGCGGACGCCGCCTTGGACTTCCGGCATGCCCTCACTACTGGAGGGCAGGGCAGCGTCGCAGACGCTCAGTACGGTCTTGGAATGGCCCTACGCGGCCATGATCCGCCAGGAGCAGAGCAGGCGATGCTCGCCGCACTACTCGCCGCCCCGAACGCCCACCGGGAAGTGGAGGTATCCGCTGCTCTAGCAGAACTCTACCGGTTGTGTGGCCGACTGGACGACGCCCTGGGTCAGATCATCCGGGCTACCGATCTGGCCAGCAGCATCCTGACGCAGCCCGAGCAGGCTGAGTTGTGGCGCGTCCGGTTCGCGGTACATCTGCGCGCTGGACAGTACGCGGCGGCGGAAGACGCGATTCTCACGGCGCAGATCCTCGCACCGGGGCGAACCGAGATTACCAATGAGCATGCGCTGCTCCTCTGGATGGCCGGACGGCTGGATGAAGCGGCCCAGTTATACGAGTCCTTCCAGCTGGTCACCCCATCAGCGGCGCGCCAACCTGACCCGGCATGGTACGCCGGAAATCTGGGCTGGACATATTGGGCGCTGGGACGGCTCGCGGAAGCCGAGGCGATCCTGGCCCTGCCGATGACCCCTCCGGGCTCGCCGTTCGATGTGGGGGTTCGGCAGATTCACCAAGCGCTGGTATCCATCAGTCAGGGCCGTTACAGCAAGGCGTTGCAAGAACTGGACGCGGCTGAGCCGGTGCTCGGCGCATACCCACCGCCCCTTGTAGATCTGTGGCACCGACGTGGTCTGCTGGCAATTTACGCCGGACAGTATAAGGAGGCGGCAGCGCTGCTGACCCAGGCCGTTGTCCTCGCTCAAGAGGTTGGTGATCCGGTGCGGCTCTCTTTGGCGCTCAGTGGCCTCACCTCGGCTCACGCGCTTTTGGGACAACGCGCTGAGGCGGAACACGGGGCTCAGCGCGTACGCGACTTGTCGGTTCACATTCAGGTGCCGCTGACGCAAATAGTAGCCAATCAGGCGCTGGTACTGGTGGCCACTCTGGGAGGCAGGGACGAGCAGGCCGCCAACCTCGCCGACGAGATGGTCCGGCAAGCCCGTACGTGCCAGATGGAGGAATTGCTGGCGCGAGGCTTACTCCTCCGGGCACCGTTACGCAGCGCAGCAGACGCCAAGTTCGACCTGCTGGAAGCCGTCCAACTCGCCCAAGCAGGCGGAATGCTGGACGTGCAGTACCACACGGCGCGGGCCCTGTCAGTCACAGATCCAGCGTGGAGCACACAAGCCAACGACCTGTACCGTCAACTTATCGCTCTGTCCCCTCCTGGCTTTCTGGACGCCCTCGCACCCCCCCCAACGGCATAA
- a CDS encoding fimbrial biogenesis chaperone, whose product MTPRLCLLAHRTEVLMNPFRRVGICFTLSLLSFGHVQAVNLVFTPTLLNINPIRTLNASTSVQNKDTVPVEFTVEVMRWSQQDGKDVLELTPEVLTNPPRFVLEPGRTQTIRVGLRTRGSLPEATYRVVLTGTPKSTPLISTANAATVSGSITTRYAFSLPLFVTVPGAVAHLRPRLEQTPDGLVLRWTNDGTAAASLRNSSVTHGGEKVPVGGTYVLAGSTVTLPLPLHDYPQDGLSVSYTDQGQEKHERLGLQTP is encoded by the coding sequence ATGACACCGCGCCTCTGTTTGCTGGCACACCGCACCGAGGTTTTGATGAATCCCTTCCGACGCGTCGGTATCTGTTTCACCCTGAGCCTCCTGTCATTCGGACATGTTCAGGCCGTGAACCTGGTCTTTACCCCCACCCTGCTGAATATCAATCCAATCCGAACCCTGAACGCTTCAACCAGCGTTCAGAACAAAGACACCGTTCCGGTCGAGTTTACAGTTGAGGTCATGCGCTGGAGCCAGCAAGACGGCAAGGACGTACTCGAACTGACGCCGGAGGTGCTGACCAACCCGCCCCGCTTCGTCTTGGAACCTGGCCGCACCCAGACCATCCGCGTCGGATTGCGCACGCGCGGCAGCTTACCCGAGGCCACCTACCGGGTGGTGCTAACTGGAACGCCAAAGTCCACTCCTCTGATCTCCACTGCTAACGCCGCCACAGTCAGCGGCAGTATCACGACGCGCTACGCCTTCAGTTTGCCCTTGTTCGTGACGGTGCCTGGCGCGGTCGCCCACCTGCGCCCGCGACTGGAACAAACCCCAGATGGCTTGGTTCTCCGCTGGACAAATGACGGCACAGCAGCCGCATCGCTCAGGAACAGCAGTGTCACACACGGAGGCGAAAAGGTTCCGGTCGGCGGGACGTATGTGCTTGCCGGTTCGACCGTGACACTGCCATTGCCACTGCATGACTACCCCCAAGACGGCCTGTCTGTCTCATATACCGATCAAGGTCAGGAGAAGCATGAGCGGCTTGGCCTCCAGACTCCTTAG